The following is a genomic window from Verrucosispora sp. WMMD573.
AACCCGCCTGGCCCGGATACCGGGCCACACCGGTTTTGAAGACCGGGAGGGGCACCAGCCGCCTGAACGCCTCCACCGGCCATTGGATCACAGCTCGCCGGCGGGTGTGCGGTCGAGTCGACACCACGGTCACCGACCGGGATCGGCCGCCCGTCGGTCGAGACGGGCCCGCTGCGGCAGCACCGTGTACTTCGGATCGCGGGCCGAGGCGACACCGGCGTGGAACACACCGAAGCGGGTGGCCAGCGAGGCGGCCAGCAACGCGGCGCCGGAGACCGCCGAGACCAGACGGCTACGCCGGCCCAGCATCGCTCCGGCCACCCCGGCGACGTTGAGTGCCCGCCCGGCGCGCAGCAGCCGGCCGGGTCGCCCCGTCCGGTAGGGCTCACCCAGCAACCCGAGACGGGTCTCCACCCGGTGCACGCCGAACAGTTCCAGTCCGGCGCCGGCCACCGCCATCCGCCGCGCCGGGCCCGCCTGGGCCGGCGGCACGGCGAGCAGACCCACCCCCGCGCCGCTGGCCAGCGCGCTACCCGCGAAGACGAACGGCAGGTAGGGGTACGCCTCGTGCCAGGACGGCACGGCCGTGTCCGCCAGCAGTACCGCCGTGTACGTGCCCAGGGCCGGCGCGGCCACCGCGGCGGCCAGCCCGGCGGCCCGCCCCACCGGCGGCAACGCCCGACGGGCCAGCCCGAATGGACCCCGCGCGGGCAGCAGCGGCGCCAACTCGGCGACCGCGGCAAGTCCGGCGACCGGACCATACCCGGTGAGGATCCAGGTGCCCACGGACATGGGTGAGGTCGGCTTGGCCACCCGCAGCATGTGGTGGAACCGTTCCGGCCGACCCAGGTCCTTGACCAGCACGCCGGCGCTGGCGGTGACCGCCGCCAGCGCGGCGATCCGGCCGGCGCGGCGCACCTCGGCGCGCCCGGTGAGCTGCCCACCGGCGGCGAGCAGCGACGAACCGGCGGCCAGCCCTCCGGTGAACAGGTACGCGGCGATCTCCCAGGTCCACACCGGCGGCTTCAGAATCGGCCGACCGTAGTAGGAGGTGAACTCCGCCGGCGGCACGGCCAGTTCCTCACCACCTCGGCGGCCGGAGCGGAAGCGGCGGAACCGTTCGCCCACGGCCGGGCGGTCCGGGTTCACCGCCGACCGCCGAGGAACGCGCCGACGGCCGCCGCCGTCATGGCCAGCGCGGCCAGACCCGCCCGACGCCACATCGCCGGCACGTCCCGGGTGGTCACCTGCGGATCCGGCGGCAGACCGTACACCTCCGGCTCGTCGAGCAGCAGGAAGAACGCGCCGTCGCCGCCGACTCCGTCGTCCGGGTCGTGGCCGTAGAGCCGCGCCTGCGACTCCCCCCGTTGCCGCAACGTGGCAACCCGCTCGGCGGCCCGTTCCCGTAGCTCGTCGAGGGGACCGTACTGGATGGACTCGGTCGGGCAGGCCTGAGCGCAGGCCGGGGTCAGCCCCGCGCCGATCCGGTCGTAGCAGAGCGTGCACTTCCACACCCGACCGTCGTCCACCCGCCGGTCGATCACCCCGTACGGGCAGGCCGACACGCAGTAGCCGCACCCGTTGCAGATGTCCTCCTGCACCACCACGGTGCCGAACTCGGTGCGGAACAGCGCCCCGGTCGGGCAGACGTCGAGGCAGCCGGCCCGGGTGCAGTGCTTGCACACGTCCGACATCATCAACCAGCGAAAGTCACTGCGCCCCTCGGCGCTGCCGGTACGTCCGGGTGGCCCGGCCGCCGGCATGCCGAGGAACTCGGTCATCCGGGCGGCGGCCGGCGGTGCACCGGGCAGCACTCCCGGCTCGGTTCCGGTCGGGGTGAGCGTGCCGGCCGACCGGGCGGCGGAGGTCGGGCTGGCCGGGTCGCCGGTCGGGCTCCCGGCGAACGACGCGGTGCCGTGGCCGGCGGGCCGGGGCTGTTCCACGAAGGCGACGTGCCGCCACGAGTTGGCGGTCAACGCGCCGGTGTTGTCGTAGGACATGCCGAGCAGATCAAGCCCGGCGGTGGGTACCGCGTTCCACTCCTTGCAGGCCACCTCGCACGCCTTGCAGCCGATGCAGACGCTGGTGTCGGTAAAGAAGCCCATCCGCGGCGGCGCGTCGACCCAGCCGGCCGCGGCCGCCGGATCGGCCGGCGCCGACGACGGCGTGGGTGTGGCGGCCCGGTCACGCGGGTCGGCCATCAGCGGTCCCCTCTCCGTCGCCGGTGGATGCGGGTGGCTCGGCCGGCACCCCGGGGGTGACCGCCGGCGGCAGGGCACCCGGCACGATGCCGGCCCTGCTGCGGTAATCCTGCACCAGTTCCCGCAGCGCCGCCCCGGCGGGCCGACGCCCCGGTCGCACGTCACAGGTGCCGATCTTGCTCTCCTGGATCAGGACGTTCGGGTCCAGGGTGATGCCGAACAGGTCGTTGGCCGAGTCCCCGGTGACCAGTCCCTCGAAGCCGAAGTGGTACGGCAGCCACAGCTGGTGGATCACCCGGCCGTCCACCGCCAGCGGTACCAGCCGGTCAGTGACCAGCACCCGAGCCTCGATCGCCGCGCGAGCGGTGATCAGGTGCGCCCACCCGAGGTGGGTCAGCCCGGCCAGCGTCGCCAGCTCCGGCGATACCTCCACGAACATCTCCGGTTGCAGTTCCGCCAACGGCGCGACGGTCCGACTCATCCCGCCCGCGGTGTGATGCTCGGTGAGCCGGCTGACCGTGAACACGTACGGAAAAACCCCGTCGTGCTGCTGCGGCGGGCTCGGGTTCGTCGAGTTCACCGGATGGTCGTACATCTTGCGGGTCGGATTGGCCTGCTGGCCGTAGAGCGGATTACGCACCGGCGACTCGGCCGGCTCGTAGTGCGTCGGCAGCGGCCCGTCCAGCACCCCGCTGGGCGCGTACAGCCAGCCCTTGCCGTCGGACTGCATGATGAACGGATCGTCACCGGCCAGCGCCGCCGGCCCCGTGGCACCCTCCGGCGGCTGGTACGACGGCGGTTTCGTCACCTCGAAGTCGGGCACGTCACGGCCGGTCCACCGGCCGGCGTCGGCGTCCCACCACACGTACCGCTTCCGCTCGCTCCACGGGCGGCCCTGCGGGTCGGCGGAGGCCCGGTTGTAGAGCAGCCGCCGGTTCGCCGGCCACGCCCAACCCCACTCGGCGGCCACCCAGTCCTGCTCGTGTCCGGGCCGACGCCGGGCCGCCTGGTTCACGCCGTCGGCGTACACACCGGTGTAGATCCAGCAGCCGATCGCGGTCGTGCCGTCGTCGCGGGCCTGCGTGAACGTCGACAACGGACGGCCGCTGACCGTGTCGTATCCGTTGATCTCCCGCAGCACCGCCTCGGCGTCCGGCTCGGCGAGCCGGCCGTGCGTGGGATAGTCCCAGGTCAGGTCCAGCAGGGCGCGGTCGCGCGGCAGGGTCGAGCCGGCCAGCTTCGCCCGGATCCGGCGCCCCAGGTGGTAGAAGAACCACAGCTCGGAGCGGGCGTCACCGGGCGGGTCGACGGCCTTCTCCCGCCACTGCAGCAGCCGCTGGGTCTGGGTGAACGTGCCCTCCTTCTCCACATGGGAGGCGGCCGGCAGGAAGAACACCTCGGTAGCGCACTGCTCCGGCACGAGCTCACCGGTGGCGACCTCGGGACCACGCTGCCAGAACGTCGCGCTCTCGATCATGAACAGGTCGCGGACGACCAGCCAGTCGAGGTTGGCCATGCCCAACCGCTGGGCGCGGCCGTGTGCCGAGCCGACCGCCGGATTCTGGCCGAGCAGGAAGTACCCCTTGACCTTGCCGTCGATCATGTTGAGCACCTGCTGATAGGTGCCGTGATCACCGGTCAACCGGGGTAGCCGGTCGTAGCAGAAGTCGTTCTCCGGCGTCGCCGCGTCCCCCCAGTAAGCCTTGAGCAGGCTGGCTGCGTAGGCCCGGGCACCGCCCCAGAAACCCTTCTGACCCGGATGCCGGATGCTGTCCGTCCAGGCGTCGAAATCGGGATGCCGGGCGTGGTGCGGCATCGGCAGGTACCCGGGCAGCAGATTGAACAGGGTCGGAATGTCGGTGGAGCCCTGGATGCTGGCGTGCCCGCGCAGCGCCATCACCCCGCCACCGGGCCGACCCACGTTGCCCAGCAGCAGTTGGATGATCGCCCCGGTGCGGATGTACTGCACCCCGACCGTGTGCTGCGTCCAGCCGACCGAGTAGATCAGGCAGCCGGTGCGCTCCCGCCCG
Proteins encoded in this region:
- a CDS encoding 4Fe-4S dicluster domain-containing protein, with amino-acid sequence MADPRDRAATPTPSSAPADPAAAAGWVDAPPRMGFFTDTSVCIGCKACEVACKEWNAVPTAGLDLLGMSYDNTGALTANSWRHVAFVEQPRPAGHGTASFAGSPTGDPASPTSAARSAGTLTPTGTEPGVLPGAPPAAARMTEFLGMPAAGPPGRTGSAEGRSDFRWLMMSDVCKHCTRAGCLDVCPTGALFRTEFGTVVVQEDICNGCGYCVSACPYGVIDRRVDDGRVWKCTLCYDRIGAGLTPACAQACPTESIQYGPLDELRERAAERVATLRQRGESQARLYGHDPDDGVGGDGAFFLLLDEPEVYGLPPDPQVTTRDVPAMWRRAGLAALAMTAAAVGAFLGGRR
- the fdh gene encoding formate dehydrogenase; the protein is MGLRDRLLGWPVYRQLTGADPLGRGAAACSTRSAELTARTQGADRVARSVCPYCAVGCGQRVFVTDDQVTQIEGDPDSPISRGRLCPKGAASRSLVTSPLRQTTVRYRRPYGTEWEDLDLDTALDMIADRVLAARAETWEDVDAEGRPLNRTLGIASLGGATLDNEENYLIKKLFTAMGALQIENQARIUHSATVPGLGASFGRGGATDFQQDVANADVIVIQGSNMAEAHPVGFQWVMEAQRRGAKVFHVDPRFTRTSAVADAYLPIRAGTDIALLGAVVNHILSNELDFREYVLAYTNAATIVSDDFVDAEDADGLFSGFDPATASYVQDSWQYAGHERDSGSGHTARERETAAGLRHESHGAPVSRQVRRDETLQHPRCVYQILKRHFARYTPEMVERVCGVPREKFLELARAWTENSGRERTGCLIYSVGWTQHTVGVQYIRTGAIIQLLLGNVGRPGGGVMALRGHASIQGSTDIPTLFNLLPGYLPMPHHARHPDFDAWTDSIRHPGQKGFWGGARAYAASLLKAYWGDAATPENDFCYDRLPRLTGDHGTYQQVLNMIDGKVKGYFLLGQNPAVGSAHGRAQRLGMANLDWLVVRDLFMIESATFWQRGPEVATGELVPEQCATEVFFLPAASHVEKEGTFTQTQRLLQWREKAVDPPGDARSELWFFYHLGRRIRAKLAGSTLPRDRALLDLTWDYPTHGRLAEPDAEAVLREINGYDTVSGRPLSTFTQARDDGTTAIGCWIYTGVYADGVNQAARRRPGHEQDWVAAEWGWAWPANRRLLYNRASADPQGRPWSERKRYVWWDADAGRWTGRDVPDFEVTKPPSYQPPEGATGPAALAGDDPFIMQSDGKGWLYAPSGVLDGPLPTHYEPAESPVRNPLYGQQANPTRKMYDHPVNSTNPSPPQQHDGVFPYVFTVSRLTEHHTAGGMSRTVAPLAELQPEMFVEVSPELATLAGLTHLGWAHLITARAAIEARVLVTDRLVPLAVDGRVIHQLWLPYHFGFEGLVTGDSANDLFGITLDPNVLIQESKIGTCDVRPGRRPAGAALRELVQDYRSRAGIVPGALPPAVTPGVPAEPPASTGDGEGTADGRPA
- the nrfD gene encoding NrfD/PsrC family molybdoenzyme membrane anchor subunit, which translates into the protein MGERFRRFRSGRRGGEELAVPPAEFTSYYGRPILKPPVWTWEIAAYLFTGGLAAGSSLLAAGGQLTGRAEVRRAGRIAALAAVTASAGVLVKDLGRPERFHHMLRVAKPTSPMSVGTWILTGYGPVAGLAAVAELAPLLPARGPFGLARRALPPVGRAAGLAAAVAAPALGTYTAVLLADTAVPSWHEAYPYLPFVFAGSALASGAGVGLLAVPPAQAGPARRMAVAGAGLELFGVHRVETRLGLLGEPYRTGRPGRLLRAGRALNVAGVAGAMLGRRSRLVSAVSGAALLAASLATRFGVFHAGVASARDPKYTVLPQRARLDRRAADPGR